A portion of the Paenibacillus hamazuiensis genome contains these proteins:
- a CDS encoding response regulator transcription factor, with amino-acid sequence MAALGKIMVVDDEPNIVEVIRLYLEHAGFEPVIVYRGGEVMDTLQRSEPELVLLDVMLPDLSGFELCQLIRGLDGPRASTPIIFLTAKGESIDKLRGFNLGVDDYIVKPFDPNELVARIKAVLRRTQFQTAAAVPVKTAAEKKKLLQVGKLVIDQEQYKVTVDGMKMDLTPKEVELLYFLASNPGRVYTREDLLGYVWNFDFIGGTRTVDAHVKNLRKKLGPREEWTIQTVWGIGYSFEVNPHA; translated from the coding sequence ATGGCTGCACTGGGCAAAATCATGGTCGTGGACGACGAGCCGAATATTGTGGAAGTGATCCGGCTTTATTTGGAGCATGCCGGCTTCGAGCCGGTGATCGTATACCGCGGCGGCGAAGTGATGGATACGCTGCAGCGCAGCGAGCCGGAGCTCGTGCTGCTTGACGTGATGCTGCCGGATTTGTCCGGCTTCGAGCTGTGCCAGCTGATACGCGGATTGGACGGGCCGCGCGCGTCGACGCCGATTATTTTTTTGACGGCCAAAGGGGAATCGATCGACAAGCTGCGCGGCTTCAACCTGGGCGTGGACGATTATATCGTCAAGCCTTTCGACCCGAACGAACTGGTGGCGCGCATCAAAGCGGTGCTCAGACGCACCCAGTTCCAAACGGCTGCGGCCGTACCGGTGAAGACAGCGGCAGAAAAGAAAAAGCTGCTGCAGGTCGGCAAGCTCGTTATCGACCAGGAGCAGTACAAAGTAACGGTCGACGGCATGAAGATGGACCTCACTCCGAAGGAAGTGGAGCTGCTTTACTTTCTCGCCAGCAACCCGGGAAGGGTGTACACGCGGGAAGATCTGCTCGGCTATGTGTGGAATTTCGATTTTATCGGCGGGACCCGGACCGTGGACGCGCATGTGAAAAACTTGCGCAAAAAGCTGGGGCCCCGCGAGGAATGGACGATCCAAACGGTTTGGGGCATCGGCTATTCCTTTGAGGTGAATCCGCATGCTTAG